The following proteins are co-located in the Bacteroidales bacterium genome:
- a CDS encoding SPOR domain-containing protein, giving the protein MNRSILLAFLVVCCLYPCRLLAADIVSEPEYEEIFVFMRVQGVGSFEINALYSYENDQLLLPLAELFQYLRINHKVSHHLDSISGFLIDEEKRYLVDHTNQQIQIDGTSIPLKEGELIKTDFGLFLYTGVFGKAFGLYCTFHFRSLSVELKTELELPAIRELRLEQMRKNIERLRGEVEVDTTIFRHYNLLRFGMIDWGISSSQINGNESDTRASLGIGSEMLGGETNIYLNYSTRDGFNDRNQHYLWRWANNNTILIKQVRVGKISTGSISSIYNPVIGVTATNAPTTFRRSFGEYTLTDFTEPGWTVELYINNVIVDYVTADASGFFSFDVPMVYGTSQVVLKFYGPYGEERIQEQYLNIPYNFLPKGELEYNITGGMVQDGDQSIYSRAALNYGVNRFLTLGGGMEYLSSISAGAEIPFMSASVTPFNNMLLSGEYAHGVRARALFSYRLPSNLMFELDYANYEEDQQAIRFNYLEERKAMLAIPLRFLKFKGFTRLSFRQNIYENLNYNTADMTLSTHLGGISANLSAYASWIDQRTPFVYSNLALGMRLGRGFSLRPQAQLDVNNKELISIKAELEKKILRSGYFSVSYEENVRMAYRSLDFSFRWDLSFAQTNAGARITKDFLTTSQGARGSISFGSGNNYIHTDNRSSIGRGGLTIIPFLDINHNGIRDKDEPLATGLAVRINGGRIIRTLNDTLIRVIELEPYASYLLELDESGLDNIAWHLREKILSVYIDPNQFKKLEIPILPVGEVNGMIALYEDRVSRGLGRILVNFYKADGTFVKKIMSESDGYLTYLGLSPGSYYAEVDSAQLQKLGLRVEPNRIDFKIEALSYGDIVDGLDFTLHRISEEGATLTVPGQVEEQQTVISEQGVAISTDKTIAEEIEPQIVENENPDGFDLNRGVYYIQAGAFTTEQAARVLKIQLMEFIPFPSGIVMEDGLFKLRFGYFRTQAEALECFTTLQNQGINSFQGRIGD; this is encoded by the coding sequence ATGAACAGATCAATTTTACTGGCATTCCTGGTTGTTTGCTGCCTGTATCCGTGCAGGTTGTTAGCTGCTGATATTGTATCTGAGCCCGAATACGAGGAGATATTTGTTTTTATGCGTGTACAAGGCGTTGGAAGTTTCGAGATCAATGCACTTTATTCCTATGAAAACGACCAATTGCTGTTACCTCTTGCTGAGTTATTTCAATACCTGCGGATCAATCATAAAGTATCCCACCATCTGGATTCTATCAGCGGATTTTTAATTGATGAAGAAAAACGCTACCTCGTTGATCATACCAACCAGCAAATACAGATTGACGGAACATCCATACCCTTAAAAGAAGGCGAGCTCATTAAAACAGATTTTGGATTATTCCTCTACACAGGTGTTTTTGGCAAAGCCTTCGGATTATATTGTACTTTTCATTTCCGCAGCCTGTCAGTCGAACTAAAAACCGAACTTGAATTGCCGGCGATAAGGGAACTAAGGTTGGAACAGATGCGTAAAAACATTGAAAGGTTAAGAGGGGAGGTTGAAGTAGACACAACCATTTTTCGTCACTACAATCTTTTAAGGTTCGGAATGATAGATTGGGGAATCAGTTCAAGCCAGATCAATGGCAATGAATCTGATACGCGTGCATCACTGGGTATTGGATCCGAGATGCTGGGCGGTGAAACCAATATCTATCTCAACTACTCAACACGCGACGGATTTAATGATCGAAACCAGCATTACCTCTGGCGTTGGGCTAATAATAATACAATATTAATCAAACAGGTAAGGGTTGGAAAAATCAGTACTGGTTCAATTTCATCAATATACAATCCGGTTATAGGGGTCACAGCAACCAATGCTCCAACAACTTTCCGTCGCTCCTTTGGAGAATATACCCTAACTGATTTTACTGAACCCGGCTGGACTGTTGAACTTTACATTAATAATGTAATAGTTGATTACGTAACTGCTGATGCTTCGGGGTTTTTCAGTTTCGATGTCCCGATGGTTTATGGAACTTCGCAGGTTGTGCTTAAGTTTTATGGGCCTTATGGTGAAGAGCGTATCCAGGAACAATATCTTAATATCCCTTATAATTTTTTGCCCAAAGGTGAACTGGAGTACAATATTACCGGCGGTATGGTACAGGATGGAGATCAATCCATTTATTCGCGTGCTGCTTTGAATTATGGAGTGAATCGCTTTCTTACACTTGGTGGCGGTATGGAATATCTCTCATCCATTAGCGCTGGGGCAGAAATTCCATTCATGTCAGCTTCTGTTACTCCCTTTAATAATATGCTGTTGAGCGGGGAATATGCCCATGGTGTCAGAGCCAGGGCCTTGTTCAGTTACCGGCTTCCATCAAATCTGATGTTTGAGTTGGATTATGCCAATTATGAAGAAGACCAGCAAGCCATCCGTTTTAATTATCTTGAAGAACGCAAGGCCATGCTTGCAATTCCTCTGCGTTTCTTAAAGTTCAAAGGTTTCACTCGTTTATCATTCAGACAGAATATTTATGAAAACCTGAATTACAACACCGCTGACATGACCCTCTCTACGCATTTAGGGGGAATAAGTGCGAACCTTTCGGCCTATGCAAGCTGGATTGACCAGCGCACTCCGTTTGTTTACAGCAATCTTGCACTTGGTATGCGGCTGGGCCGCGGCTTCTCTCTCCGACCCCAGGCCCAGCTTGATGTTAATAATAAAGAACTGATTTCCATTAAGGCTGAACTTGAAAAGAAAATTCTACGATCAGGTTACTTCTCAGTTTCATACGAAGAAAATGTCCGGATGGCCTATCGTAGCCTGGATTTTTCATTCCGCTGGGATCTTTCATTTGCACAAACAAATGCCGGGGCGCGTATCACCAAAGACTTCCTTACCACAAGCCAGGGAGCGCGTGGCAGCATTTCTTTTGGAAGTGGCAACAATTATATTCACACTGATAACCGTTCTTCAATCGGGCGTGGTGGCTTAACCATTATACCTTTCCTTGATATAAATCACAATGGCATCCGTGATAAGGACGAGCCTTTGGCAACCGGGTTGGCAGTCAGGATTAACGGTGGCCGTATTATTCGAACACTTAATGATACATTGATCCGCGTTATTGAACTTGAACCATATGCAAGCTATCTGCTTGAGTTGGATGAAAGCGGACTGGATAACATAGCCTGGCACCTACGTGAAAAGATATTAAGCGTTTACATTGATCCCAACCAGTTCAAAAAACTTGAAATACCTATACTGCCAGTGGGCGAAGTCAATGGTATGATAGCTTTGTATGAGGATCGCGTAAGCAGAGGCCTGGGCCGTATACTTGTGAACTTCTACAAGGCCGATGGCACATTTGTGAAAAAAATCATGTCGGAATCAGATGGTTATCTGACTTATCTCGGCCTGTCGCCGGGCAGTTATTATGCAGAAGTTGATTCAGCGCAATTACAAAAGTTGGGATTACGTGTGGAGCCAAATCGCATTGACTTCAAGATTGAAGCTTTAAGCTATGGCGATATTGTTGACGGACTCGATTTTACCCTGCACCGTATTAGTGAAGAAGGCGCAACCCTGACTGTTCCCGGTCAGGTTGAAGAACAGCAAACTGTAATTTCAGAGCAAGGGGTTGCAATATCAACGGATAAAACTATAGCTGAAGAGATAGAACCACAAATCGTAGAAAATGAAAACCCTGATGGGTTCGATCTGAACAGGGGAGTGTATTACATTCAGGCCGGAGCATTCACAACGGAGCAAGCTGCCAGGGTCTTAAAAATTCAGCTGATGGAATTTATTCCATTCCCTTCAGGAATAGTGATGGAAGATGGTTTGTTCAAATTAAGGTTCGGATATTTCAGAACTCAGGCCGAAGCGCTTGAATGCTTCACAACATTGCAAAATCAAGGGATAAATTCCTTCCAGGGAAGAATAGGCGATTAA
- a CDS encoding DUF4402 domain-containing protein, giving the protein MIEHLRIIFFPLFVQSNNTIGFFRMLFFVFFLTIGVFNNVFAQGSPFPPPREIRVFATQELGFGGFYTGSAGGNVIISPTGSRSATGTVVLAGGLGQPAIFIIELLPGRLVNIMISPQTTFLTRIAGGETMTMTIGPTDKGTSFVTSAGHPFRTPVQIGGTLHVGSIISNPAGEYTGNFNVTFIQE; this is encoded by the coding sequence ATGATTGAACACCTTAGAATAATATTCTTTCCTCTTTTCGTCCAAAGCAACAATACCATTGGCTTTTTCCGGATGCTGTTTTTCGTTTTCTTTTTAACAATTGGCGTCTTTAACAACGTTTTTGCACAAGGTTCTCCATTCCCACCTCCACGTGAGATAAGAGTTTTTGCAACACAGGAACTTGGATTTGGTGGTTTTTATACAGGCAGTGCCGGAGGAAATGTAATCATCAGCCCAACTGGCTCGCGCTCTGCAACAGGAACCGTTGTGCTGGCTGGTGGCTTAGGTCAGCCTGCTATTTTTATAATTGAATTGCTTCCCGGACGACTTGTAAATATCATGATCAGTCCTCAAACCACTTTCCTTACACGTATTGCAGGAGGGGAAACCATGACTATGACCATAGGACCTACCGATAAGGGGACAAGTTTTGTAACTTCAGCCGGACACCCATTCAGAACCCCTGTGCAAATCGGAGGCACGCTTCATGTTGGGAGCATTATTTCGAATCCGGCAGGAGAATATACAGGTAATTTTAATGTGACTTTTATCCAGGAATGA
- a CDS encoding molecular chaperone, translating into MTSTNLHKNMCGYQILATVKFMFVIVVIALSTYPLALSAQGDLLITPRRVVFEGNRQQQEITLANTGQDTAKYSISFVQYRMTEEGGFEQIESPEPGQFFADAYLRFFPRSVTLAPNESQVVRMQLRRLPDMVNGEYRSHMYFRAVPDEKPLGEEDMLADTSAIGIRLTPIFGITIPVIIRIGELNAGVRLSNLTLKLNEDTPPDFSLTMNREGNQSVYGDLTINYVPSVGEPIEVGIVRGIAIYTPNSKRNFSMQLSQPDGVDYSSGKLVVRYSSASEAKPEMYDEQELLLNK; encoded by the coding sequence ATGACATCAACAAACCTTCACAAAAACATGTGTGGATATCAGATTCTTGCAACTGTAAAGTTTATGTTTGTTATAGTTGTTATTGCCTTGTCCACTTATCCTCTAGCTTTGAGTGCACAGGGTGATTTATTAATCACACCCCGAAGGGTTGTATTTGAAGGCAACAGACAACAGCAGGAAATAACCCTGGCAAATACCGGCCAGGATACAGCAAAATATTCAATTTCATTTGTGCAATACCGAATGACCGAAGAGGGAGGCTTTGAACAAATAGAAAGTCCCGAACCGGGACAGTTTTTTGCTGATGCATATCTCCGGTTTTTCCCGCGTTCAGTAACGTTGGCTCCAAACGAATCGCAGGTGGTTCGCATGCAATTGCGAAGATTGCCCGATATGGTTAATGGAGAGTACAGGTCGCATATGTACTTCAGGGCTGTCCCTGACGAGAAGCCTCTTGGAGAAGAAGACATGCTAGCCGATACTTCCGCTATCGGTATCAGGCTTACACCCATATTTGGTATCACAATACCTGTTATTATCAGGATTGGCGAATTGAATGCCGGAGTTAGGCTTAGCAACCTGACGCTTAAGTTGAATGAAGATACTCCACCTGATTTTTCGCTGACCATGAATCGTGAAGGTAATCAATCGGTGTATGGAGATCTGACGATAAACTATGTTCCTTCTGTCGGCGAACCCATTGAAGTGGGAATAGTAAGGGGAATAGCCATATATACGCCCAATTCCAAACGTAACTTCTCCATGCAGCTAAGTCAACCCGATGGAGTTGACTATAGTTCCGGCAAGCTTGTTGTCCGGTATAGCAGCGCCAGCGAAGCCAAGCCAGAAATGTATGATGAGCAGGAACTTTTACTGAATAAATGA
- a CDS encoding DUF4402 domain-containing protein translates to MNRSLITAIALFVMLSGNAWSQSSITAQAFAEVIEALTVQENEQLNFGRFSPETNGGNIVISPDGIRSAQGTVILASGPHTPGRFTITGAPDATFTIQLPDGPSVLTHQSSSNTMLVDGWVSDPPAGAEASTLPDGSRLVSIGAVLNVGPNEDNPVGVYAGTFQLTFSYN, encoded by the coding sequence ATGAACCGCAGCCTCATTACCGCAATCGCTCTTTTTGTGATGCTTTCCGGCAATGCATGGTCGCAGTCCAGCATAACGGCACAAGCCTTTGCCGAGGTCATCGAAGCCCTTACTGTGCAGGAAAATGAGCAACTTAACTTTGGCCGTTTTTCACCAGAAACCAATGGGGGGAACATTGTGATCAGTCCGGACGGTATTCGTTCGGCGCAAGGAACGGTAATATTGGCATCCGGGCCACATACTCCCGGACGCTTTACTATCACCGGTGCGCCTGATGCCACATTTACAATACAGTTGCCCGATGGGCCTTCGGTATTAACACACCAGAGCAGCAGCAATACTATGCTTGTTGATGGATGGGTGTCTGACCCGCCGGCAGGTGCAGAAGCAAGCACTTTGCCCGATGGTTCAAGACTGGTGAGCATTGGCGCTGTGCTTAATGTTGGCCCCAATGAAGATAACCCGGTAGGCGTCTATGCAGGAACTTTTCAACTGACTTTCTCGTATAATTGA
- a CDS encoding DUF4402 domain-containing protein — MKKLIALFAGLFLMTIAVENVNAQYNVSDQATATAFIITPISIEKIEDLAFGNIIASATIGTVTVDVSNNRTQAGGATFPTVPGTISSAEFTATGFSGAVYSITLPADGAIKLSGVGPDMELTAFVHNAEEVLTGGTETFQVGATLNVNADQAAGAYTGVFDVIVNYN, encoded by the coding sequence ATGAAAAAATTAATCGCTCTCTTCGCCGGTCTTTTCCTGATGACAATCGCAGTTGAAAACGTAAACGCCCAGTACAATGTTTCAGATCAAGCCACTGCTACCGCATTTATCATTACCCCTATTTCAATTGAAAAAATTGAAGATTTAGCATTTGGTAACATTATTGCCAGCGCTACAATCGGCACAGTAACAGTTGATGTTTCAAATAACAGGACACAAGCAGGAGGAGCAACGTTTCCAACAGTACCAGGAACCATTTCATCAGCAGAATTTACTGCAACAGGATTTTCGGGAGCTGTTTACTCCATTACCTTGCCCGCAGACGGAGCAATCAAGCTTAGCGGAGTTGGTCCAGATATGGAACTGACAGCTTTTGTACACAATGCTGAAGAAGTATTAACCGGAGGAACAGAAACCTTCCAGGTAGGTGCCACACTGAATGTAAATGCAGACCAAGCAGCTGGCGCATACACAGGTGTTTTTGATGTGATTGTTAACTACAACTAA
- a CDS encoding DUF2341 domain-containing protein — translation MIVRLKTLILFSVLFSGMLLANAQPTNQIRQPDGDITTGVWTTPPLWSKINEGSQNPNGAFITCPNNANSTAEVSIGNPTYPGVYSEITVRARVCKSSSSGNTRGLDINLRVNNNLLGNKIMTLDMSHNFTMYTQTWSGYNFTREDLNSLQVLITSTGSIGGGNRRLVYVDLIELELNYTPVVNLYSLPFSENFNTSDNLPTDWIITDHQGSGQIWQIGRGGSMNGTVGNYAYLNSDAYGSGNSQNTDLISPIIDCSGFNSITLSFSHYFRQYIYSTASLAYSTNGGQSWSNIQQWTQTISNPTFFSIVVPELDNQSQVSIKWNYTGTWDWYWSVDDVTLTGTPAIYEVDFIADPLTTFTGETITFSDNSTGVITSWLWDFGAGAIPATATTPGPHDVIYSTSGSKTVSLTLNGTYTETKTNYIEVLDFYPPALFTNGKQITILASKVEGSGSHQDFPVLVSFTDPDLRHTLHGGKVQNPNGYDILFTLDDCSTTLDYQVEKYDGSTGEFIAWIRIPVLSNLQNTIIQMYYGKGNVSIDLSTANTWSSKYKARYHLNQNTPSEITTDYTANAHHSVSYEGNPQQVNGKIGSATQFSGSDAINLGTNILPGTKGTFSLWIRSNQPDNAYHGFIGSGAGGTTIRSPGLWIYSHTTIHGGYGNNSTWCSWINNPGSITNGAGANWHYIVYTYETGQPQQLFIDGVLNFTFTSNCNDLNPVATAIQFIGRRDNYFVGQIDEVSISAEVHDAGWIATEFNNQNDPSNFFIISGELSAGNLCKWVWTGNIDSDWNKPGNWSKPVLPDESSFVIIPISNNDPEIISSDVTIFDLEIQSGALLTTNSTSTLTVLNQLTNYSGESGLIIRSSSLGTGSLLHYSSNTPATFQRYISGEPEAWHLLSSAVSNQEISGEFTPTGGPGSYGDGTRYDFYTWFEPDTSWVYLLNTQNPPTWNEVHSSADFIPGKGYLVAYLDEHPTKNFAGILNSGPMNIAITKSVGLGNESGANLVGNPYPSSIDWKASSGWSRNDLEISNDGYDIWIWNDTAFNYGIFNSASVSDEGTLGVKRYIAPTQGFFIKSAVASGMLGMTDEVRVHDDAGNWLKSSKEVGDALHLVVKSSDGFGYDEVMLEFNQPKTATGSPKKFSFVKKAPSLFIPKNGQNYSLQLLGKNAEYPVIPIAFKAGENGAYSLEAVFPTGLFDMLELHDKQTGKIHNLKINPSYTFEAGTNDRPGRFILQFVAGDFPDPHQAIPGSIYAYNQQIQIDLRLAEGIFTFELYDLSGRKIRHEVINGGTTTNILHYSKGLYIARILGNKGSLSRKIFLY, via the coding sequence ATGATCGTAAGATTAAAGACGTTGATTCTTTTTAGTGTCTTGTTCTCGGGAATGCTGCTGGCCAATGCACAGCCAACTAACCAGATCAGACAGCCAGACGGTGATATAACAACAGGAGTGTGGACAACACCGCCATTGTGGTCTAAAATTAATGAAGGATCACAAAACCCAAATGGGGCTTTTATTACCTGCCCAAATAATGCAAATTCAACAGCCGAAGTGAGCATAGGAAACCCAACCTACCCGGGAGTTTATTCTGAAATTACTGTAAGGGCAAGGGTTTGTAAAAGCAGTAGTAGTGGAAATACAAGAGGGTTGGACATTAATCTAAGGGTCAACAACAACCTTCTTGGTAATAAAATCATGACTTTAGACATGAGCCACAATTTTACCATGTATACTCAGACCTGGAGTGGTTATAATTTTACCAGGGAAGACCTGAATTCGCTGCAAGTCCTGATTACCTCCACTGGCAGCATTGGAGGCGGTAATCGCCGTCTGGTTTATGTTGATCTTATTGAGTTGGAGTTAAATTATACGCCGGTAGTTAACCTTTATTCGTTGCCCTTTTCCGAAAACTTTAACACTTCAGATAACCTTCCAACTGACTGGATAATAACCGACCATCAGGGTAGCGGCCAGATATGGCAAATAGGAAGGGGTGGATCAATGAATGGTACCGTTGGAAACTACGCGTACTTAAATAGTGATGCCTATGGCAGTGGAAATTCTCAAAACACTGACTTAATTTCACCAATAATTGATTGTTCAGGGTTCAACAGTATTACTTTGTCATTTTCGCATTACTTTCGCCAATACATATATTCTACAGCCAGTTTGGCCTACAGTACTAATGGTGGCCAATCCTGGTCCAATATTCAGCAATGGACACAAACCATTTCTAATCCCACTTTCTTTAGCATCGTCGTTCCTGAACTGGACAATCAATCGCAAGTGAGTATAAAATGGAATTATACCGGCACCTGGGATTGGTATTGGTCAGTTGATGATGTTACGTTAACCGGCACGCCAGCTATATATGAAGTTGATTTTATTGCTGATCCGCTAACAACCTTTACTGGAGAAACAATTACATTTTCGGATAATTCAACCGGAGTCATAACATCATGGCTTTGGGATTTCGGAGCAGGTGCAATACCCGCAACAGCTACCACACCAGGGCCACATGATGTAATCTATAGCACATCCGGCAGTAAAACAGTCAGCCTCACCCTCAATGGGACGTACACTGAAACCAAGACAAATTATATCGAAGTATTGGATTTCTACCCACCGGCGTTGTTTACCAATGGAAAACAAATTACAATCCTTGCATCAAAGGTGGAAGGCAGTGGATCGCACCAGGATTTTCCGGTGCTGGTAAGTTTCACTGACCCCGATCTGAGGCATACTTTACATGGTGGAAAAGTGCAAAACCCCAATGGTTATGACATTCTATTTACCCTCGATGACTGTTCAACAACACTGGATTACCAGGTTGAAAAATACGACGGAAGCACTGGAGAATTCATCGCCTGGATCAGAATTCCTGTGTTAAGCAATCTTCAGAACACCATTATACAGATGTATTATGGAAAAGGTAACGTCTCTATTGATCTTTCTACTGCAAATACATGGTCATCGAAATACAAGGCTCGTTACCACTTAAATCAAAATACGCCATCCGAAATCACAACAGATTACACGGCTAATGCTCACCATAGCGTTTCTTATGAAGGCAATCCGCAGCAGGTAAATGGGAAAATAGGATCCGCAACACAGTTTTCAGGAAGCGATGCCATTAACCTTGGAACCAATATCCTTCCGGGAACCAAAGGCACTTTCTCCCTTTGGATCCGATCCAATCAACCTGATAATGCTTATCATGGGTTCATAGGGAGTGGAGCTGGTGGTACAACTATCCGCTCACCAGGTTTATGGATTTACTCACACACTACTATTCATGGAGGATATGGCAATAACAGCACCTGGTGTAGCTGGATAAACAACCCCGGAAGTATTACAAACGGGGCAGGCGCAAATTGGCACTACATAGTTTATACTTACGAAACCGGTCAACCTCAGCAGTTGTTTATTGACGGTGTTCTGAACTTTACCTTCACAAGCAATTGCAATGATTTAAACCCTGTTGCAACGGCTATACAGTTTATTGGCAGGAGAGACAATTACTTCGTCGGACAAATTGATGAAGTCTCCATCTCGGCAGAAGTTCATGATGCTGGTTGGATCGCAACAGAATTCAATAATCAAAATGACCCATCAAACTTCTTTATCATTTCCGGCGAATTGAGTGCTGGAAATCTGTGTAAATGGGTTTGGACCGGCAATATTGACAGCGACTGGAATAAACCTGGTAATTGGAGCAAGCCCGTATTGCCCGACGAATCATCATTCGTAATCATCCCAATCTCTAACAATGATCCGGAAATAATATCTTCAGATGTAACAATATTCGATCTGGAAATACAATCCGGGGCATTACTGACAACAAACTCAACAAGCACATTAACTGTGCTGAACCAGCTTACCAACTATTCGGGGGAATCAGGATTGATAATCAGGTCATCGAGCCTTGGAACAGGTTCGCTTTTGCACTATTCTTCAAATACGCCAGCCACATTTCAACGTTATATAAGTGGTGAACCCGAAGCCTGGCACCTGCTTTCCTCAGCTGTTTCAAATCAGGAAATTTCAGGGGAATTCACTCCAACCGGCGGTCCTGGCAGCTATGGCGATGGAACAAGGTATGATTTTTACACCTGGTTCGAACCCGATACCTCATGGGTATATTTGCTCAACACACAAAATCCACCAACATGGAATGAGGTTCATAGCAGTGCTGATTTCATACCAGGAAAGGGTTATCTTGTAGCCTATCTGGATGAACACCCGACAAAAAACTTCGCCGGGATTCTAAATAGTGGGCCGATGAATATAGCTATAACCAAGTCAGTTGGGTTGGGCAATGAGTCTGGCGCCAATCTGGTTGGAAACCCATACCCTTCATCAATTGATTGGAAAGCCTCAAGCGGTTGGTCAAGAAACGACCTCGAAATTTCAAACGATGGTTATGATATCTGGATCTGGAACGACACCGCTTTTAATTATGGCATATTCAATTCCGCTTCGGTAAGCGACGAAGGCACGCTCGGAGTTAAGCGTTATATTGCACCAACCCAGGGTTTCTTTATTAAATCAGCCGTTGCATCAGGCATGCTTGGAATGACCGATGAAGTTCGTGTTCATGATGATGCCGGAAACTGGCTAAAAAGCTCGAAAGAAGTTGGTGATGCTCTACACCTGGTTGTAAAATCATCTGACGGATTTGGATACGATGAAGTAATGCTGGAGTTTAACCAGCCCAAAACAGCCACCGGTTCCCCAAAAAAATTCAGTTTTGTTAAAAAAGCTCCTAGTTTATTTATTCCTAAAAACGGACAAAACTATTCTTTGCAATTACTTGGGAAAAATGCTGAATATCCTGTGATCCCTATCGCTTTTAAGGCAGGCGAAAATGGCGCTTATTCTCTTGAAGCGGTTTTCCCAACCGGATTGTTTGATATGCTCGAACTTCATGATAAGCAGACTGGCAAAATCCATAACCTGAAGATTAATCCATCTTATACTTTTGAAGCCGGCACAAACGATAGACCCGGTCGTTTTATCCTCCAATTTGTAGCTGGTGATTTCCCTGACCCACATCAGGCTATTCCGGGTAGCATATATGCGTACAACCAACAAATTCAAATAGACCTCCGGCTGGCAGAAGGTATATTTACTTTTGAGCTTTACGATTTGTCGGGTAGAAAAATCAGGCATGAGGTTATCAATGGAGGGACAACTACCAATATTCTTCATTACTCAAAAGGCTTGTACATCGCACGCATACTTGGTAATAAGGGTTCTCTCTCACGCAAAATCTTCCTATATTAA
- a CDS encoding sigma-54-dependent Fis family transcriptional regulator → MKKILVIDDDEIILLLLGNLLKKSGYEVMTASDGESGLVVAKNRNPDLVVTDFRMPGISGLDVVAEMARMQPGIPVIVLTAHGDVSLTIKSIQAGAYDFIEKPIQPKELLEAIRNGIQASIQSQSLTETISYTARKAIEDNLLAGKTPVMREIFKNIGRISLTKMNVLVTGETGTGKEQVARLIHYSGITRDHPLVVVNCSAADEAELEAELFGNTKGLVDSAKRDKRGKLDLAGEGTVLIDEFPQLSIHLQGKLLRVLQEMEFQKNDLEHTPAFQSRIIASSSKNLDDLVAKGTLLKELYFNLKVFNIVLPPLRDRLEDIPELLTHLIQKLNRKLNKNIVKIEDGVVELLKSYNWPGNIREMENVLTQAVILSRGDVLEREHVHLNYKDKSLSDNENISLVSLADVERDHIQRILKAVHWSKLEASRILDITRPTLNAKIEKYKLKRD, encoded by the coding sequence ATGAAAAAAATACTGGTAATTGATGATGATGAGATTATTTTATTGCTGCTTGGCAACCTGCTTAAAAAATCGGGATATGAGGTGATGACGGCAAGTGATGGAGAATCGGGTCTGGTTGTAGCTAAAAACCGGAACCCGGATCTTGTTGTAACTGATTTCAGAATGCCAGGTATTTCGGGGCTTGATGTCGTAGCTGAAATGGCGAGGATGCAGCCTGGCATCCCGGTAATTGTGTTAACTGCTCATGGCGATGTTTCATTAACTATAAAATCCATTCAGGCAGGTGCTTATGATTTTATTGAAAAGCCCATCCAGCCAAAAGAATTACTAGAAGCCATACGTAATGGGATCCAGGCCTCGATTCAAAGTCAGAGCTTAACGGAAACAATTTCATATACCGCCCGTAAAGCCATTGAAGATAACCTCTTGGCAGGCAAGACGCCTGTTATGCGGGAAATATTTAAAAACATTGGTCGCATCTCGCTTACTAAAATGAATGTGCTTGTAACCGGAGAAACCGGCACGGGCAAAGAACAGGTAGCCAGGCTTATTCATTACAGCGGAATAACACGTGATCATCCATTGGTAGTTGTAAATTGCAGCGCCGCTGATGAAGCCGAGCTTGAAGCAGAACTTTTCGGTAATACCAAAGGATTGGTTGATAGTGCAAAAAGAGATAAAAGAGGAAAACTGGATCTGGCGGGCGAAGGCACTGTGCTTATTGATGAATTTCCACAATTATCCATTCATCTTCAGGGTAAACTGCTACGGGTTTTACAGGAAATGGAATTCCAAAAAAATGACCTGGAACACACTCCTGCTTTCCAATCCAGGATAATTGCTTCGTCGAGTAAAAACCTTGATGATCTTGTTGCAAAAGGTACGTTGCTGAAAGAATTATATTTCAATCTCAAGGTTTTCAATATTGTTTTGCCCCCATTACGGGACCGGCTTGAAGACATTCCTGAATTGTTAACTCATTTGATCCAGAAACTGAACAGGAAACTAAACAAGAATATTGTTAAGATTGAAGATGGTGTTGTTGAACTGCTTAAAAGCTACAACTGGCCCGGTAACATAAGGGAAATGGAGAATGTTTTGACCCAGGCCGTTATACTATCACGCGGCGATGTGTTGGAACGCGAACATGTTCACCTTAATTACAAGGATAAATCTTTGTCGGATAATGAAAATATTAGCCTGGTCTCGCTAGCCGATGTTGAGAGGGATCACATACAACGAATTCTTAAGGCAGTGCATTGGAGCAAACTGGAAGCGTCAAGAATACTTGATATCACCCGCCCAACGCTAAATGCAAAAATCGAAAAATATAAACTCAAAAGGGACTAA